A portion of the Lolium rigidum isolate FL_2022 chromosome 1, APGP_CSIRO_Lrig_0.1, whole genome shotgun sequence genome contains these proteins:
- the LOC124683872 gene encoding putative receptor protein kinase ZmPK1: MDAQFTPLLLLTSFHLLLHISAHEFLLPGSSLSVEASSDILHSPNGAFTCGFKNISHNAFVFSIWFTNTAEKTVVWSANQLHPVHSWGSEVMLDTDGRMVVKDYNGQLVWENDVYSSSNAEQAQLLDTGNFIVKGQGDIILWQSFDSPTDTLLPNQNITSAIKLVSSNRLLVHGSYSFHFDDEHLLALFQDLKDTSFIYWPIPDNNVCSKKGNTFKATTIGVLDSWGYFLGSDNLHFNATDWGPGVMRRLTLDYDGNLRLYSLNKPNGRWSVTWMAYLQTCFVRGLCGMNGICVYTPRPACACAPGHEIIDQSDRSKGCRPKFSLNCDGKEMKFVKLPSTDFIGYDQSEIALVSFHVCKKICLTDCSCKGFLYIDASCYPKPFLGGGVSSPHLHGSFYLKLPKTLQVSGSSIPCSQPFGIRYDPNCNVNADSLDKSKSNLSGSPYSYFYGFLSAIFCVEVIFVALGCWFMLRREGKQLRGVWPAEVGYEMITNHFRRYTYKELQRATGKFKDMIGRGASGLVYKGVLKDNRAVAVKRLADINQGEEEFQHELSVIARIYHMNMVRVWGFCSDGPHRILVLEYVENGSLDKNLFSSKGSHILLQWNERFKIALGVAKGLAYLHHECLEWVIHCDLKPENILLDEKMEPKITDFGLAKLLNRGGSNKTVSRIHGTRGYIAPEWVSSAQITAKVDVYSFGVVLLELLKGARVSDWASDADEEVEMVLRRVIKMLAESLMLEGGEQLWIADFIDSRLDSQFDNVQARTMIKLAVSCIEEDSRKRPTMENAVQMLLSVDEAVA; the protein is encoded by the coding sequence ATGGATGCACAGTTTACCCCTCTGCTTCTACTAACTTCATTTCATCTGCTTTTGCACATCTCGGCTCATGAATTCCTCTTGCCAGGCTCCTCTCTCTCTGTGGAGGCTAGCTCTGACATTCTCCATTCACCAAATGGCGCTTTCACGTGCGGCTTCAAGAACATTTCCCACAATGCTTTTGTCTTCTCCATTTGGTTCACTAACACAGCTGAAAAGACTGTCGTCTGGAGTGCAAATCAGCTCCACCCCGTGCACTCCTGGGGATCCGAAGTCATGTTAGATACAGATGGAAGAATGGTTGTAAAAGATTACAATGGCCAGCTCGTGTGGGAGAACGATGTGTACTCTTCATCAAATGCTGAGCAAGCTCAGTTGTTGGACACAGGAAACTTCATCGTGAAGGGCCAAGGTGATATCATTCTATGGCAAAGCTTTGATTCTCCTACTGATACGTTGCTACCCAATCAGAACATTACTTCTGCTATAAAGTTGGTATCTTCTAATAGGTTACTTGTTCATGGGAGCTACAGCTTCCATTTTGATGATGAACATTTACTTGCGCTATTTCAAGATCTGAAGGATACCTCTTTTATCTATTGGCCAATTCCGGATAATAAtgtctgctcaaagaaaggaAACACATTTAAAGCCACTACAATTGGGGTCCTTGATAGTTGGGGGTATTTCCTTGGAAGTGATAATTTACATTTTAATGCTACCGATTGGGGTCCCGGGGTTATGAGGAGGCTAACATTGGATTATGATGGCAACCTTAGATTATACAGTCTAAATAAGCCAAATGGAAGATGGTCGGTCACATGGATGGCATATCTTCAGACCTGTTTTGTACGTGGTTTGTGTGGTATGAATGGAATATGTGTGTATACTCCTAGACCTGCTTGTGCATGTGCCCCTGGACATGAGATCATCGACCAAAGTGACCGGAGCAAAGGCTGCAGGCCGAAATTCAGCCTCAATTGTGATGGGAAGGAGATGAAATTTGTGAAGTTACCCAGCACTGACTTCATAGGATATGATCAAAGTGAGATTGCTTTAGTTTCCTtccatgtttgcaagaaaatatgcTTGACGGACTGCAGTTGCAAAGGGTTCTTATACATCGATGCAAGCTGCTATCCAAAGCCGTTCCTTGGTGGTGGTGTATCTAGTCCACATTTACATGGTTCATTCTATCTCAAGCTTCCTAAGACATTACAGGTCTCAGGATCATCAATTCCTTGCTCGCAACCTTTTGGTATTAGATATGACCCTAACTGTAATGTCAACGCAGATTCTCTGGATAAATCTAAGAGCAATCTGAGTGGGTCGCCGTATTCGTACTTCTATGGATTCTTATCAGCGATATTTTGTGTGGAGGTAATATTTGTGGCATTAGGATGCTGGTTTATGTTGAGAAGGGAGGGCAAGCAGTTAAGAGGAGTATGGCCAGCTGAGGTTGGCTATGAAATGATAACCAACCATTTCCGTAGGTACACTTACAAGGAGTTGCAGAGAGCAACTGGCAAGTTCAAGGATATGATTGGGAGGGGGGCATCTGGCCTTGTATACAAGGGGGTCTTGAAAGATAACAGGGCAGTAGCTGTGAAAAGGTTGGCAGACATAAACCAAGGTGAAGAAGAGTTCCAACATGAACTGAGTGTGATTGCAAGGATTTACCATATGAATATGGTGAGAGTTTGGGGATTCTGTTCTGATGGACCACACAGGATATTGGTTTTAGAGTACGTTGAGAACGGATCGTTGGATAAAAATCTATTCAGTAGCAAGGGCTCACATATCTTACTTCAATGGAATGAAAGATTTAAGATTGCTCTAGGGGTTGCAAAAGGATTGGCCTATCTTCATCACGAGTGCTTGGAGTGGGTTATCCACTGTGACCTGAAGCCTGAGAACATACTGTTGGATGAGAAAATGGAGCCAAAGATCACCGACTTTGGCCTTGCAAAACTTTTGAATCGAGGTGGGTCCAATAAAACTGTATCTCGGATCCATGGAACTAGAGGTTATATAGCTCCTGAGTGGGTCTCTAGCGCCCAAATAACAGCAAAGGTTGATGTCTACAGTTTCGGAGTGGTTCTCTTAGAACTACTGAAGGGGGCTCGTGTTTCAGACTGGGCATCAGATGCTGACGAGGAAGTGGAAATGGTCCTCCGAAGGGTTATTAAGATGCTTGCAGAAAGTCTGATGCTGGAGGGCGGCGAACAGTTATGGATCGCTGACTTCATTGATTCCAGGTTGGACAGCCAGTTCGATAATGTGCAAGCAAGAACGATGATAAAGTTGGCTGTTTCATGCATAGAAGAAGACAGTAGGAAAAGGCCCACTATGGAAAATGCTGTGCAGATGCTTCTTTCGGTTGATGAGGCAGTGGCATAA